The Planktothrix tepida PCC 9214 genome window below encodes:
- a CDS encoding NB-ARC domain-containing protein yields MDIQEVLQWTDEQVFAKTGKHLDSLQKAILEGTWQHQKYGEIAENYNCSHDHVKKQAWKLWKLLSDILEEDIKQSNFRSLFETLGSYSNITNNCVNIVNNSVNLNGKNSQFSEITQHQNPDLQKDRSHPPNNNNPNLNQPRKSDLTEAPEVLSFYDRTSELSTLKQWILEEQMRLITIYGLSEIGKSAIAVQLIKEIQQEFDIIIWRSLSQKPLLLELKTNLIQCLSQTEDSPLPTVLDYFRSYRCLLILDDLQSIFISGQLAGQYLPNYEDYGLFFKQIATSCHPSCLILLSWEKPREIYILEGKNSCIRTLHLQGLGEGGKAILEEKELLDEEQWLELINLYQGHPMALKLIANTIDNLFNGYVSNFLNSKTVFLGDLEFLFQSHWQRLSVVEKQIIIEMANQSEEVEIEPMILVLKLSLDEIINGIQSLQRRGLLERGKEANHSKFFLDPLFKIYMSKKGIN; encoded by the coding sequence ATGGATATTCAAGAAGTCTTGCAGTGGACTGATGAACAGGTGTTTGCTAAAACAGGAAAACATCTCGACTCTCTGCAAAAAGCGATACTAGAAGGAACTTGGCAACATCAAAAATACGGAGAAATCGCAGAGAATTATAACTGTAGTCATGATCATGTTAAAAAACAAGCTTGGAAATTATGGAAACTTCTATCTGATATCCTAGAGGAAGATATAAAACAGTCAAACTTTCGTTCTCTTTTTGAAACATTAGGTTCTTATAGTAATATCACTAATAATTGTGTAAATATTGTCAATAATAGCGTTAATTTGAATGGTAAAAATTCACAATTTTCAGAAATAACACAACATCAAAACCCTGATTTACAAAAAGATAGATCGCACCCACCTAATAACAATAACCCTAATCTAAATCAACCTAGAAAATCTGATTTGACAGAAGCACCCGAAGTTTTAAGCTTTTATGATCGCACTTCTGAACTCTCTACCCTAAAACAATGGATATTAGAAGAACAGATGCGACTTATTACAATATACGGACTGAGTGAAATTGGGAAAAGTGCGATCGCAGTTCAACTCATTAAAGAAATTCAACAGGAATTTGATATTATTATTTGGCGAAGTTTAAGCCAAAAACCCCTATTATTAGAATTGAAAACAAATTTAATTCAATGTTTATCTCAAACAGAAGATTCTCCTTTGCCTACTGTTTTAGATTATTTTCGTTCTTATCGATGTTTACTAATTTTAGATGATCTGCAATCTATTTTTATTTCAGGACAATTAGCGGGTCAATATTTACCGAATTATGAAGATTATGGCTTATTTTTTAAACAAATTGCGACTTCATGCCATCCCAGTTGTTTAATACTTCTGAGTTGGGAAAAACCGAGAGAAATTTATATCTTAGAGGGAAAAAATTCTTGTATTAGGACTTTACATTTACAAGGGTTAGGAGAGGGAGGAAAAGCAATTTTAGAGGAGAAAGAATTACTGGATGAGGAACAATGGCTAGAGTTGATTAACCTGTATCAAGGTCATCCTATGGCCTTAAAACTAATTGCTAATACAATAGACAATCTTTTTAATGGTTATGTTTCTAATTTTTTAAACAGTAAAACTGTATTTTTAGGAGATTTAGAATTTCTTTTTCAAAGCCATTGGCAACGTTTATCTGTAGTAGAAAAACAAATTATAATTGAAATGGCAAATCAATCAGAGGAAGTAGAGATTGAACCCATGATATTAGTGTTAAAATTGTCCTTGGACGAAATCATCAATGGAATACAATCTCTACAACGTCGAGGGTTACTAGAAAGAGGAAAAGAAGCAAATCACTCTAAATTTTTTCTTGACCCTTTGTTTAAAATCTATATGTCAAAAAAAGGAATCAATTAA
- a CDS encoding ribonucleotide-diphosphate reductase subunit beta, whose translation MRLLLSLTIPHLKSCVTAPEISLCMAEQTSQEAMHNQSYQYMIETIIPSDRRNFVYDFWRTDEVLRDRCEFIAGIYQKYIDDSTAENYFIALLADYMLEGLYFYNGLN comes from the coding sequence GTGAGGTTATTGCTTAGTTTAACTATTCCTCATCTGAAAAGTTGTGTAACTGCCCCAGAAATTAGCCTGTGTATGGCAGAACAAACTTCTCAAGAAGCAATGCACAATCAGTCCTATCAATACATGATAGAGACGATTATTCCATCGGATCGGAGAAATTTTGTCTATGATTTTTGGAGAACAGATGAAGTTTTACGCGATCGCTGTGAATTTATTGCCGGAATTTATCAAAAATATATTGATGATTCCACGGCTGAAAACTATTTCATTGCTCTGTTAGCCGATTATATGTTAGAAGGGCTTTACTTCTACAATGGGTTAAATTAA
- a CDS encoding 2OG-Fe(II) oxygenase, with protein sequence MNTIPPTTESLIPTERLKSLINQSITTLETLLQDQKVSPSERANIALKILELAGCSSVTPLELLQSPSLLSSSSLSNKVPVPQLAATTVEVLPTSAPIIPENQLTILPANYVQIESFLSPKEHEEALKIALKQPSKFVNSKTTTQAINYRKSSILYATLFPDFYEFLRKKIIATLPSILTQLNITPFSVAQVEMQLTAHNDGCFYKIHNDSGSPETNTRILTYVYYFYKEPKNFSGGNLRLYATEWQNGYALNEREFIDIEPHNNSIVFFDSRCKHEVMPVSCPSRRFEDGRFTLNGWLRAE encoded by the coding sequence ATGAATACTATCCCTCCTACAACCGAGAGTCTTATTCCCACAGAAAGACTCAAGAGTTTAATTAATCAATCGATTACAACCCTAGAAACCTTGCTTCAAGATCAGAAAGTTTCCCCTTCAGAACGAGCGAATATTGCCTTAAAAATATTAGAACTGGCAGGATGTTCTTCTGTTACTCCCCTTGAACTTTTACAATCTCCTTCTCTGCTGAGTTCATCTTCACTTTCTAACAAGGTTCCTGTTCCCCAACTTGCTGCAACGACCGTTGAAGTTCTCCCAACTTCAGCACCTATTATTCCTGAGAATCAGCTAACAATTTTACCCGCCAATTATGTCCAAATTGAAAGTTTCTTATCCCCGAAAGAACACGAAGAAGCCTTAAAAATTGCTTTAAAACAACCGAGTAAATTTGTCAATTCTAAAACGACGACTCAAGCCATTAATTATCGTAAATCTTCTATTTTATATGCAACGCTATTCCCTGATTTTTATGAATTTCTCCGTAAAAAAATAATTGCTACACTTCCTTCAATTTTAACCCAATTAAATATTACACCCTTTAGCGTTGCTCAAGTAGAAATGCAATTAACCGCTCATAATGATGGGTGTTTTTATAAAATTCATAATGATTCTGGAAGTCCTGAAACCAATACTCGCATCCTAACTTACGTTTATTATTTTTATAAAGAACCTAAAAATTTTTCGGGGGGAAATTTAAGATTGTATGCAACGGAATGGCAAAATGGTTATGCTTTAAATGAACGGGAATTTATTGACATTGAACCTCATAATAATAGTATCGTTTTTTTTGATAGTCGTTGTAAACATGAAGTTATGCCCGTTAGTTGTCCGTCCCGACGCTTTGAAGATGGACGCTTTACCCTCAATGGTTGGTTACGCGCTGAATAA
- a CDS encoding ribonucleotide-diphosphate reductase subunit beta, producing MGSSVIYFYNLASRMLMPGSADIFKMINRDELSHVRLFQKLIPEAMQVFTHSVDQIYEMFNTAVEHECKWTNHIVGNNILGITESSTEQYTKYLANIRLRSIGLEPLYTDKKYSKSPYTHLERFSDTKKEAHTKANFFEASVTSYVMSSGVSGWDEI from the coding sequence ATGGGTAGTAGCGTTATCTACTTCTACAATTTAGCGTCACGGATGTTAATGCCGGGATCGGCTGATATATTCAAAATGATTAACCGTGATGAACTTTCTCATGTTCGGTTATTCCAAAAGTTAATTCCTGAAGCCATGCAAGTATTTACCCACTCCGTTGACCAAATTTATGAAATGTTCAATACTGCCGTTGAACATGAGTGTAAATGGACGAATCATATTGTGGGAAATAATATCTTAGGAATCACCGAATCTAGTACCGAACAATACACCAAATATCTAGCCAATATTCGGCTACGTTCTATCGGTTTAGAACCCCTTTACACCGATAAAAAGTACAGTAAAAGTCCCTATACCCATTTAGAACGCTTCTCGGATACCAAAAAAGAAGCGCATACTAAAGCTAATTTCTTTGAAGCCAGCGTCACCAGTTATGTGATGTCTTCCGGTGTCAGTGGTTGGGACGAAATTTAA
- a CDS encoding YiaA/YiaB family inner membrane protein: MSNKQMVAQKDTPAWILQVWVSFILAVSTTAVGIAYLPVDIWVKGFMGMGLTFSVGSSFTLAKTIRDNHEAEKLLSKVDQAKLEKLLAEYNPIK, encoded by the coding sequence ATGAGCAATAAACAAATGGTTGCACAAAAAGACACACCCGCTTGGATTCTTCAAGTTTGGGTTTCGTTTATTCTTGCTGTGTCTACAACTGCGGTTGGGATTGCTTACCTCCCCGTTGATATTTGGGTCAAAGGATTTATGGGAATGGGATTAACTTTCTCGGTGGGTTCCTCTTTTACCTTAGCGAAAACAATTCGAGATAATCACGAAGCCGAAAAACTATTATCTAAAGTTGATCAAGCTAAATTAGAGAAATTATTAGCTGAATATAACCCAATAAAGTAA